The sequence TAACCTGCTGCCGTACAAGCCAGAGCTTTTCTGTCTGAATTAACCTCCCTACTCCAGCGTTAAATTACCAACTTGTCATACAACTACGGCCAGGAGTTTCCTCCAGACTCTCCTGGCCCTAGAAGTCACATGACATCTAGGGGGATTAGTATTTTGGAGTTTGTTTTGTAAGAGTTATGTATGGtgtacatgaaatgtaaatattttgAGCAATTTCGATTGATTTGCCCAAAAAATGTATGGCTTATGACGTGCTTCTACTATCTAGGAAAAAGGTTAATTATTTAAGACCTTTTTTTGAAATGTACAATTTGACAAAATACATTTACTTTTTATTCTACATCTTAAACTCAACTGTATCTGCTAATAAAGTAATGTTGGCTAAGTCACTTTTTTCTGATCAAATTGACTTACTGTTTTTGGTTGTGCCAagctgcccacacacacactcgtatTCAATAGAGATGTTGCCTGCCTGGCCTCCTCATTGCCTTAACATTGTTTACCATTGGTCTCACTAGTAATCTACCCCAGGATAATTTCGTTTGGGCCCAAAACTCATTAAGCAACAAGAAATGTGTTATTTCTTTGAACTCAAtaagcatagagagagagggggatgtgtcCGAAAATATCGAGCCCCTTGCCAGACAATGCATACCTCAAACTTCTGTGTTTTTTTCTTCCTTTTATAAAACATGTTCGCAATGTTCTTCCCCTGGTTACAAAAACACAAGGGTACAGAGCTGAGACAATTCCCCAACATCATCTAAGATGTCTCCTCTGACTGACAGAGctcctcacacacactttttgttTTAAGGAGCGAAGACAAATTCACAAAACCTTCCACTCGTGAGGGCTAAAAACCAATAAACCCAAAAGTAATTTGCTTGCACAATTAAACAATTGTGGAAATGTACAAGACAGAAGATGGTGTAATTATCTGGAGTTTCTTTCCAAGTAAAACACCAGATTCAACAAAAACTCACCAGGGGTCAAAGAGTTTCACAGGACAAAAATAGACCACAAGAACACTGGCTTAGTCTCTTTCTTAGGCAACTGTGAAaatctgggttcaaatactttgCACGTTTACTTTAGCCTGTCTCGAGGGCCAGATCGGCAGGCTTTGCACCTTTTGCGACTGTTCTATTGGTTCAATTGCGCTAGGCAAGCTCAATCGAGCTCAGCTAAAgcattttaaattatttaaaatGGCATTTGAATCCAAGTCTGCAACTGTATATGAGAGCTTCTGTCTGGTAAGATGATGAACTCCTTGTTTTTTTAGTGTTCATGCCCCTCATGTCAATGATGATTATAGAGTAACTGTTCTAAGGCTCTTCTGTCTTGCTTAAGTTATTTTCATAGGAAGTATAACGTAATACACAGAGATCAAACTTGCATAGCATCCATACAATACATTAAGAAATGGTTCAGGAACTTATCAGTGTGAGAAAGAATACAATGTTTTTGACCATTTGGACAGCTTTGGGGGAAGTTACAACATATATGTAAAAAATGCAATGCTACTCAATTAGCTATAAAAAGCAGCAAATGCTTTATTGCCATTCGCACAGACTTAACAAGAGTGGACATGGTAATTCAGCTGTACTGTTTAGCTTTACCTCCTTAGAGGGGAATTCTGCTGGAAATTACAGAAACAATATGCAGCAAATAAAGTGAAAGAGGCCATGTTACAGTTTTGCAGTGAGGTACCAAGTTTGCCAAAAATGTATGCAAAACGATCTACACAAAGAAAACGCAATTCTTCTCTTGTTCTTCAAATGAACATCCCTCACATGTCAGATGCTTCAATACAAATACAATTAGAAAATACAATGTTACTGCATTCTGCAGTACTGTATTACATCTTGTTACATAGATAGCCACATGAGACAGTAAAATGTTGAGAGACAGACAATAGCCAAACAGAAAACAGTGTAGCCTCATGTAGCCTTGTGTAGTCTTATAAGCAGTGTCGGGTGTAACTGCGGCTCCTTTACTTCCCATCTCGGATGTCGAGGGCGGCAGGGCAGCTGTGAGAGCGGACATCCCCGTGTTTGACCTCTGCCAGGTCAAGGTCAACGTTGACACCCTGGATCTTGGCCTGGAGACAGCCGTGGAAGCTGGACAGACCCTCTGGACACAGTCAAAGGTCAGAGATAGCCCCAGTTCAAGGGATTGAATTGTGCTtctttccttcctcccttcctataaGTAATCACTGATGAGAAATGACTGGACAGGTGAAGGCCACATAGGGCAGCTCTTTGTGACAGTATTTGCACGATTTCATAGCAGAAAAACAATGATAGCAGAAGAAAGACTCGTAAAGTTTAACGGCTCCCCGGGCTAACACCCCTACCTGCCCACACCCCTACCTGCCCACACCTCTACCGGCTCACACCTCTACCTGCCCACACCCCTACCGGCCCACACCCCTACCGGCCCACACCTCTACCTGCCCACACCCCTACCGGCTCACACCACTACCTGCCCACACCCCTACCGGCTCACACCCCTACCTGCCCACTCCCCTACCTGCCCACACCCATACTTGCCCATACCCCTACCTGCCCACACCTctacctgctcacacccccaccGGCTCACACCCCTACCTGCTCACACCCCTACCGGCCCACACCCCCACCGGCCCACACCCCCACCGGCTCACACCCCCACCGGCTCACACCTCTACCTGCTCACACTGTTGTTTCATCTTGACACCATATGTCCATAGGAGTCATCATGATATATCATCTGGGAAATTGCCTGTAATTTGATACCTCTGCTACTCTCCACAACTCCTATCTCTTGCTGTGTTTGTCCTCAACAGAGGCTTCACCTCCACTCCTCTGGAACACAGCTAGATACGGAACACCTTGTatggactgtactctactgtataaaCACCAGTCGGTCTCATTAATAGCATTATAGGTGCAATCAAGTAATAGTTATGCGATTCGCCTCCAAGCACTTAAAGAAACCCATACTCTAGATTCTTCATCGCTCGGGTCAAAAGttgtgcaatatatagggaagaGGGCGTCAAACACATATTGTGTACTTAAAGTGAGTTATGTTTTCAGATCTCAGACGTCTTCTATTGGGACAAGTCCATGTCCCAGGTCTTCTTTTGTAGATTCAACGATATCAAATGGAAAACATAAGCTCCATGTAACTTCCAGATTTGTTTTGCTTATCTTTTACATTCATTTGAGGTTGAGCAGGCACATAGCTGGATCTACACAACCTGAAAACATCGGAGAAACTTTGAATTTCGAGTTTAATTTCCCTAAAAAGCAATCATAATTTAAAGGAGGAAGAAACGCTTTTTCTTAAATGGTTTACATCCGAATGTAGTCACCCATTTTTATTAGCTATATGTTGCCATATGACCTGGAAGCATATGGtcattcacctttatttaaccaggtcggccagttgaggacaagttctcatttaccactgcgacctgcccaagataaagcaaagcagtgcgacacaaacaacaacaacacagagctacacatggaataaacaaacgtacagtcaacaacacaatagaaaaaaatctatatacagtgtgacaTTAGCTTATCTGATTTGTGAGGTGATCCAGGAAACATGAATATAGAGGACAATTAATAGTGGACGAGAGGAGAGGATTCTGGGACATGGTTTGTGGAAAAGAATGAAAAAAGAAGAATGAGGTGAAACGAAGGAGAGAGCTGAAAAGAAGAGAAAGGTTTGAGGGTGAGAGAGTGTGGGAAGAGTAGAATAGTAAAAAGGTGGGATGGGTCCGCACTTAAAAACATGTTGCATTAAGCTTACTTCATTTTAGATGTTTTTATTTTCACTGCATCAGGGATAGCGTACACAGACGTTTCGGCTTTGCGGCCTTCGTGTGTAAGAGTAGAATAGTGAATGAGTAAGAGGATTAGGATCAGTTGATGTGGGAAGACAGCACGGATAAGATTGGAGGAGAAAAGTATCAggcctaaagtagtgcactatgtaaggaatagggtgtcatttgagactcAGTGCTCACCTGGCCCGCCCCCCAGGTACACCCTGCTCCCTGGTTGGCTCAACACCCTCTTCAGGAGCTCGTAGTCCCCATCCGTCAACCTCATGGTTGCCTTGGTTACGCCCATGCCAATCACTAGCTGGCCTGGCCTCACCTGCAGCTGCAGGAACTGACTCTCACCTGAGCAGAGTGTCTGAGGGTAGCTGCGCGACCAGAACAGAGTCCCCCTCAAACGCAGCATCAGTTCCTAGGGCACAGGAAACCCAAACCATGGATGAATCCAAACTTATCCAGGAGAGATTGTTTTTGCATTATATCACCCCATAAGTTAATGCTTCGTTTAGGGTTTTAAAAGACCTCCACTGGCCGGACAAATTGTCAACACATTGTCATATGGAAACAAATTTCATAAGGAGTGGCAGCGAATGCCAGATCAACAATCGGTATCAACAGAACAATCTGCAACAGGAAACAGCAACACATCTGTTTGTGCCCTAGACAGACGTAAAAGGTCAAAGTCAGGGGTTATTCCACACAGCACAAAGAATGTGTGTTGAAGGCCAACAGAGATCTATTCACATAGATATTTGGGGGGATTTCCAGTAGTTAAAACATCTAAAAGTATGGCATGCTGACAGTGACAATTTCAACAAAGCCTCTTTTGGAAAGTTTGACCTCTTCCTGCTTGGCATTTGGCATGACATCACAACATGGGAGCATTGGGCTAATCAAGTCAGGTCCCAGACTCAACGGAGGcaggagtgtgtgagtgtgacttGTTTGTGACCTGctgctgtgtgtacagtatgtgtatgtgtggatgtgtgtttgagtgacccgtgtgagtttgtgtgtgaatgagagtgtatgagtgtgtgtgtccatgcgtgcGTGTACAGACCATGTCTTTGCCATTATGCCATTCTTAAAGATCATAAGCATTTCCAAAGCAGTAATAGTGAAGGAATGAGAGAAGATAAAGACTATAACATAACAAAGTGCTGGTCCAGATCAGTTGGGTCTTGAGGCTGTATAGTTGCGGTGTGTTACCTGTGAAGGGTGGTTGAGTTTCAAGGAGAGGATGTAGTCGTTCTGAGTGTCTACCAGAATGAAGAGAAAGCCTCTGGCTGAAACCGTTCTGAGAGCTAGCTCCACAGAGAGAGTCCAGTCTGCACCATCTGGCTCAGCTGAAGAGTTTCCCAGcaacactgcagacacaaagacaAACATAACATACATATCACTCTGCACCCTAATCTATGCACTTTCTTGTTTATACAACCATGCAGTGTTCCTTTTACAGACCATTGAATGTCTTCACACTTTTTACTTTACTGACAAAACAAGGAAAGCACCAGATTCAAGTACTTAAACTTCAGCTTCAGATGTTATTGAAGTAATGGCAAGAAGGCAATACCATGGGACAGTAGCTACAGTACGGGAGCATGTGAGACTGTCTGTGGAGATGGCAGGCAGCCTAGCGGTTActggcgttgggccagtaaccgaaaggtcgctggttcaaatccccgagcctgCAGGtggaaaatctgtcgatgtgcccttgatcaaggcacttaaccttaattgctcctgtaagtcgttctgaataagagcatctgctaaattatgtaaatgtaaatgagatGGGAGTTAACCAGGGATTCATTCTTAAAAGGGGTAGGTTTCCACATTTTTAGCCACAATCTTAATTGTTTTCTTCCCGCAAGAGTTCTGTGTTCCTCTTAGAATTCAAATACAGGCTCTACAAAAATCCCTGTGAAGAAAAAGATTAATGGAATGGGAGTATAAAAACTATGAAAAACTAAAACTACAAGTTGAAAACTTCTTTACCAAAATCTTTCATTCTAAGTCCAACACATGTCTTTTGGCGTGATATTGTTGTCAATATTGCAATATGTACAATTTTGAAACAACTGTTTCCAACATTTTTCAGTCCCAAGTTTTCATTGTTTCATTGTTTAATTCTAAGACCAACAAATAACTTATATTAAGGTAAACTACCGCTAAATGTTTCCAGGGACGTAAAATATAGGGCCCAGAATTTTTCCCTGTCATGGTGCGTGGACAGAAAAAAATATTGTCCCATGTCATGTGACGGGGAAGTGAGGTGGCCTACCTAGAGAGCTGAAACCAACAGAGCCGACTCCAGTAAAGTAGGACCCGGGGGCAATATGTTCCCAGCACCTCTGCACCTTGGAATCCTGCAGGGTCCGCTCTAGGATGCTGGAGTCCTGTCTGACCCAGTCCCAGCTCCGCATGCAGCCATCCAGAGGAGGGTtcagctagacagacagacagacagacagacagacagacagacagacagacagacagacagacagacagacagacagacagacagacagacagaaatggtATAGAAAAACAAGCCCCATGTGATTGCCCTTCACTACATAGCCCTGCTCTTTCTTGTTTGTATTTGTCCATTGCAAAATAGTCCAATTCAGATTATGAGGGACAGTGGGTGCATTCGAAGAACAGAGACGTGCTGTTTGTGTTGGGTATAAAATATAGTAAAATTATAAGAATTGCAGTTCATGCTCCCTCAGGAGTGGTTGAACTCTGAGCTCTGCTTTGATCTGTTGTTCTCATCATGGTGAGAAAGTTGGTGTGCCAGAAAACTGTCTCAGGATGTGCGGTCCAGCTGTGAAAATCATTATTAGAGTTGGCGAGAGCACAGTGGTTATCATTGCACACGGATTAGATAAGCAAATCTCACGTTAAGAGAACCAGCCAGATTCATGGttaactcccatctccacagacagTCTCACATTCTTCCATATAGTTAGTGTCCCACTAGCAAGCCTTCAATGTTCCACCCCATGCCCTCCCTCTTCTGCAACCCAGgccatgtcccaaatggcaccctattccatttataggtcaaaagtagtacactaaatagggaatagggggtaATTTGGGACGTAACCCCTGTGTAATTATTACAATGGTTCCCAAGCCTTCTGCAGACAAACATCTTCCCCCATAAAGCTCCCTCTTCAAATTCTACCCCTTCACTTGCTCTCTCCATGCCCCACCACACTCCCACCCCATCTGTAACCCTGTGTTTTATTACTGTTGCTCCGAACCATGGAATGTAAAGGTCCTAACCTTTACTGTGCAGACCCAAAAACCGTCAAAAACCTCTCACAACATGCtagcactacccattctaattaTCTCTCACCCCCACCTCCAGCCTGTCTGTAACCCTGCTGTGTCCCTGTTAGGTCCTAACCCCTCTACAGACCCACATTCCTTCCCATTGGTCCTCTCACATGCTCCCATTCTGCTCCCTGTCAGTCTGGTGGGGGGAAACAGGACTTAGACTCACCCCCAGGGTAACGCCGCTATCTGGGAGCAGGTCTCCGATAGAGATTCTCAGGACGCCGTTGCCTATCTCGGCCCTCTGGCTCTCAGCAGACTGCTGCACTGTGACGGCTGTCTCCGAGCCAACGCGTACAGCCACAGTTCCCTCATGTTTCATCACTGCAATCTGCATCCACGAACAATGTACAGGTAAGAtttagagttccagacacttgtagaatttatgccaaggtgcattgaagctgtcgTGGTGGCCCTAGGCCCTACAAAGACActatatgttggtgtttcctttattttggcagttacttaTACATGCCCCACATTATAATTATGTTATTATggttacagtggcttgcaaaagtattcacccccttggcatttttattttgttgtatttgatttacacaacatgcataccactttgaagatgcaaaatatgttttattgtgaaacaaacaagaaataagacaaaaaacctGAGAACTTGAGCATGCacaactattcacccccccaaagtcaatatttgtagagccaccttttcagcaattacagctgcaagtctcttggggtatgtctctataagcttggcacatctagccattgggatttttgcccattcttcaaggcataactgctccagctccttcaagttgaatgggttctgctggtgtaaagcaatctttaagtcataccacagattctcaattagattgaggtctgggctttgactaggccattccaagacatttaaatgtttcctcttaaaccactcaagtgttgctttagcagtatgcgtagggtcattgtcctgctggaaggtgaacctccgtcacAGTCTCAAATCtgtggaagactgaaacaggtttccctcaagaatttccctgtatttagcgccatccatcattccttcaattctgaccagtttcccagttcctgccgacgaaaaacatccccacagcatgatgctgccaccaccatgcttcactatagggatggtgttctcgggtgatgagaggtgttgagtttgctccagacatagcgttttccttgatggccaaaaagctcaattttagtctcatctgaccagagtaccttcttccatatgtttggggtgtCTCCCACATGCTTtctggcaaacaccaaacgtgtttacttatttttttctttaagcaatagctttttctggccactcttccgtaaagcccagctctgtggagtgtacggcttaaagtggtacagatactccaatctccgctgtggagctttgcagctccttcagggttatctttggtctctttgtttcctctctgattaatgccctccttgcctggtccatgagttttggtgggcagccctctcttggcaggtttgtagtggtgccatattctttcaattttttaataatggatttaatggtgctccgtgggatgttcaaagttttggatatttctttttttataacccaaccctctgtacttctccacaactttgtccctgacctgtttggagagctccttggtcttcatggtgccgcttgcttggtggtgccccttgtttagtggtgtttctgactctggggcctttcagaacaggtgtatatgtatatatatatatacatacactgagatcatgtgacagatcatgtgacacttatataaagtccacctgtgtgcaatctaactaattatgtgacttctgaaggtaattggttgcaccagatcataTTTAggtgcttcatagcaaagggggtgaatacatatgcacagcACCActtttcagctttttatttttttgaaacaagtaatttttttccatttcactccaccagtttggactattttgtttatgtccattacatgaaatccaaataaaaatcaatttaaattacaggttgtaatgcaataaaataggaaaaacgccaagggggatgaatacttttgcaaggcactgtaaagtATAGCCTACTGTCACAAAGTCATTTAGAGGACACGGTTCAGGACTTCACCTTCTTCCACTCCCCGTCACTGATCTTGGACCCAGAGGTGACGAGGACCTGTCCATCCCCGCGGCTCGTCTGGACGCTCAGGTTCCCACGGATCACAGCAAGCAGGAAGTAGTTCTGCTGCCCGCCGATGTCCCCAAAGAATATCACCCCCTCAGGGTCCAGAGTACGCAGCTCAAACTCAGAGTCAAAGCTACAGATGGACGGAAAGAGACAGACATGTCAAAACACACTGATCATCAGAACAGCGTTACATCTTATTgagcatacactgagtgtacaaaacattgatctgggaggggttgagtggagctgaagaaTGGGATTcataacaagataactaatgtaaaatatactgtgcccgtaaaatgtatataggttcagaacttttgtgaaacagcacagttaaaaatatatggcaaatagaatgaacgcagatagatgggaggggttgatggtagctgaaggatggaattaaaaacaaacaaaagataactatcgTAAAATacactgtgtccgtaaaatgtatatagtatgtataagctggaagtagaagcctaagttttgttgtccattagtttactccaattaagggaggggtggtagggttaggggaaaataataaaggaaaatatatttaaataagatacacactcacaccaaaaaatatatgggggattggacatgatgctacaatctatctgcagtattaaagctaccccctaaaaaaaaaagaagctctttccatgacatagactgaccaggtgaaagctatgatcccttattcatgtcacttcaatcagtgtagatgaaggggaggagacaggttaaagaaggatttttaacccttcagacaattgagacatggattggcAAGACAAAAATGGAAGTTtgtttgaacagggtatggtagtaggtgccggtttgtgtaaagaactgcaacgctgctgggtttttcacactgaacagtttcctgtgtgtatcaagaatggtccaccaccaaaggacatccaaccaactttccacaactgtgggaagcattggcgtcaacaatGGGCAAATATCCCTGTGGGACGCTTGACACCttttagagtccatgccccgacgaattgaggctgttctgattgcaaaggggggagggggaggggtgcaactcaatattaggaaggtgttcttaatgttttgtacactcagtgtatgtaaatgaGAGACTAGGTGAGACCTGGTTCAGTCAGTGTGGTTCAGCCAGATGTGCCCGGCTGGTTAAATGTTCTGAAAGGAGAGTGCTCAGTGGTGTCATGATCTCTATAGCCTACCTGGTCAACTCTGTGACCTTGTACTCCAGAATGGGGACATTCCCCACAGAGCTGTTCCCAGTGTACAGGAGATGTGAGGACCTGGACTCGACAAAAGAGTAGCATTCCGGTGATGGCTATGGGGTTGAAACAGCACAAAAATACTGTTCATGTAGGCAAACATTGTGATGATAGGAAAGCTAGCTAAACCAACAAGAGAGACATTTAAATAACCAAACAATTTCTAACAATTGCTGCACTAATTAGAATATGGAGGAAAAACCTGTGCAAGTGTACTCACAGTAACTGTGTTAGCGGGGTTGGccaggttactttctaaatgtaatccgttatggttactagttacctgtccaaaatcaGTAACCAAAtatttggattacccaaactcagtaacgtgtTACTTTTGTATTACTTTCctcttaagaggcattagaagacaaaaaagatccatcaaatgcatttggtgtcatcctagtggtctctgatttgtggtcacactcgctcaggtggaacaaagcTAAAAACTTGCACATTTTTTCAATGCtcaattgaatgtcattgagaaaacagaaaagtgtaatgtattttttttaagaaGTATTcgtctagtttttcaaaagtatctgtaatctgattaaaatattttttctggtaacgtaactgattccgttttgtaatcagattatatgcaatcagttactccccaaccctgtgtgTTAGAGAGTAGAACCGTATAGTAAAATAACGTCATTGTGTCGCCTCTTACCTCCAGTGTCCGTTCAAGCGTTGGATGAACCCAAATCCCTAGGGTCAGCAGAGCCACCACAAACCTCTTCAATGCAAACATGATCTACTAAGGTCTACTTCTTTTCACAGTCCTTTGGGGTGCTTGCTTCTCTTAACCAGACGTTCCTTATGGGGTTTATATTCTATACTTGTCAGGGCCGATTCTTTGGTCCTTGTCCCTCGCTGGCCCTCAAGGTTTTGTACTGGGCTGGAGCATCAGCTGATGAAGCAAGAGCTACAGGGAGTCTGAGAAGTCTTAAGAAATCGGTCTCTTTCCCAGAGTTTCACAAACCTGGCCGTAGCAGACACAACAGCAGATAAGAATGGAGACGAGACAACAAAATAAACCATGATTGGGAGGTCACTGTCTGGGTCAAGGaggtgcgtgtttgtgtgtttcagaTAGTGTCCAAACCACAGAAATCATATTACGTAATTATTTGGTCCAAACACAGAGTGGGAACATTGTCACTTTTTGAAGTCATTGCTCTTGGGAGGTTCCATTTTTTTGTTTAAAGCAATGGT comes from Salvelinus namaycush isolate Seneca chromosome 34, SaNama_1.0, whole genome shotgun sequence and encodes:
- the LOC120028703 gene encoding vitamin K-dependent protein S-like; this encodes MFALKRFVVALLTLGIWVHPTLERTLEPSPECYSFVESRSSHLLYTGNSSVGNVPILEYKVTELTSFDSEFELRTLDPEGVIFFGDIGGQQNYFLLAVIRGNLSVQTSRGDGQVLVTSGSKISDGEWKKIAVMKHEGTVAVRVGSETAVTVQQSAESQRAEIGNGVLRISIGDLLPDSGVTLGLNPPLDGCMRSWDWVRQDSSILERTLQDSKVQRCWEHIAPGSYFTGVGSVGFSSLVLLGNSSAEPDGADWTLSVELALRTVSARGFLFILVDTQNDYILSLKLNHPSQELMLRLRGTLFWSRSYPQTLCSGESQFLQLQVRPGQLVIGMGVTKATMRLTDGDYELLKRVLSQPGSRVYLGGGPEGLSSFHGCLQAKIQGVNVDLDLAEVKHGDVRSHSCPAALDIRDGK